The Synergistaceae bacterium DZ-S4 genome includes a region encoding these proteins:
- the rplE gene encoding 50S ribosomal protein L5, which produces MTPRLLTKYSEDVLPKLKEQFGYKNVMEIPRLVKVVINIGVNEAKLDNKYMDASINELTIISGQKPMMKRAKKSIAGFKVREGMPVACCVTLRGPRMWEFVDRLISIALPRIKDFQGISKRGFDGRGNYNLGLKEQLLFPEIDYDKVIRQRGMNITFVTTAKADEEAQALLAELGMPFAR; this is translated from the coding sequence ATGACACCGCGTCTTTTGACAAAGTACAGTGAGGACGTCCTTCCGAAGCTGAAAGAACAGTTCGGATACAAGAACGTCATGGAGATCCCCCGCCTGGTAAAGGTCGTCATCAATATCGGCGTAAACGAAGCAAAGCTGGACAATAAGTACATGGATGCTTCGATCAACGAGCTGACGATAATTTCCGGACAGAAACCCATGATGAAAAGGGCGAAAAAATCCATTGCGGGTTTCAAAGTCCGCGAAGGCATGCCGGTCGCGTGCTGCGTAACGCTGAGGGGCCCCAGGATGTGGGAATTTGTAGACCGCCTGATCAGCATAGCGCTTCCGCGTATCAAGGACTTCCAGGGTATATCAAAGAGGGGTTTTGACGGCAGGGGCAATTACAACCTCGGCCTGAAAGAGCAGCTCCTTTTCCCTGAAATAGACTACGATAAGGTAATTCGTCAGCGCGGAATGAATATCACGTTCGTTACGACCGCGAAGGCGGATGAGGAAGCCCAGGCTCTGTTGGCCGAACTGGGCATGCCCTTCGCCCGTTAG
- the rplX gene encoding 50S ribosomal protein L24, translated as MSKMRIKKGDRVRVVSGKDAGKEGKVLRRDLQKDTIVIENVNMVTKSARPTQKDPRGGFVKKEAPLHACKVMLVCPSCGKPTRVSRAYLDSGKKVRVCKQCGEIVDKV; from the coding sequence ATGTCCAAGATGAGAATCAAAAAAGGGGATCGTGTCCGTGTCGTTTCCGGGAAGGATGCCGGCAAAGAGGGCAAAGTCCTCCGCAGGGATCTTCAGAAAGACACTATAGTCATCGAGAACGTCAACATGGTGACCAAAAGCGCACGTCCGACACAAAAGGATCCGCGCGGCGGATTTGTCAAAAAGGAAGCGCCCCTGCATGCATGCAAAGTAATGCTCGTGTGCCCCTCCTGCGGCAAACCTACGCGTGTAAGCCGCGCCTATCTTGACAGCGGCAAAAAAGTCCGCGTCTGCAAGCAGTGCGGCGAGATAGTCGACAAGGTCTAA